The genomic window GCTCGCCGCTTGCGACCCGTCGGCGTGAACAGGGTGCCCACGTCGTCACCGGCCAGCGCCTGGGCCGCCTGCTGCGCCGACGTCAGCAGCACGTTGATCCCCTCCGCCGTCGCCAGCTGGGCCGCGGCGACCTTGGTCACCATGCCGCCCGTGCCGACGGCCGACCCGGTCGCCGAGATGTCGACCCCGGCGATCTGATCCATCGAGGTGACCACCGGGATGCGGGAGGAGCCCGGCAGACGCGGGTGTCCGTCATACAGGGCATCGACATCGGTGAGCAGGATCAGGGCGTCGGCGTCGACCAGGTGCGCCACCAGCGCAGCCAACCGGTCGTTGTCGCCGAACCGGATCTCGTCCGTGGCCACCGTGTCGTTCTCGTTGATGACCGGCACGATCTCCAGCTCGAGCAGCTTCTCCAGCGTGCGGCTGGCGTTGACGTAGTGCGAGCGGCGGTGCAGGTCATCGGCGGTCAGCAGCACCTGGCCAGTGTTGAGCCCGTGCAGCTGGAAGGCGGTGGTGTAGGCCGCGACAAGGCCCCCCTGCCCGGCACTGGCGGCTGCCTGCTGGGTCGCCAGGTCCTTGGGCCGCTTGGTCAGCCCGAGGGGCGTCATGCCAGCGGCGATGGCCCCGGAGGAGACGAGCAGCACCTGGGCACCGGCCAGCCAGCGTTTGGCGACGACCGCGGTCAGTGCCTGGAGCTGATAGAGGTCGACGCCGCCGCGGGGTGCCGTGATCGAGGATGAGCCGATCTTGACGACCACGCGCCGCGCATCCCTGATCACATCCCGAGGCTCTGCCATGACCGAATACTATTCCATCCTGCCGTATGTTCATGCACCACCATCCGCCCGCGTCGATGCGCGACCGACCGCCCTTGACGAGGGGCTCCCGCCCTCAGCCGTCTTTGTCGGCCAGGTCGTCGCGGTCGGTCCAGATGCCGGCCCGACGGTCCTGGTCGAGCTCGGCCCGCGCCTGCGCGGCGGCATCCATCTTGCCGTGGAAGGCATCACGCTTCTCGTGGCGGGTGGGCCGGTGCCGGTCCTCGAGCCTGATGTCGGTGCCGCGCTGCCCCAGCAGCTCAGCGCCTGCTGAGATCGTCGGCTGCCAGTCAAAGACGACCGCGTCGTCCTCGGGGCCGATCAGGACGGTTGAC from Ornithinimicrobium cryptoxanthini includes these protein-coding regions:
- the proB gene encoding glutamate 5-kinase; this encodes MAEPRDVIRDARRVVVKIGSSSITAPRGGVDLYQLQALTAVVAKRWLAGAQVLLVSSGAIAAGMTPLGLTKRPKDLATQQAAASAGQGGLVAAYTTAFQLHGLNTGQVLLTADDLHRRSHYVNASRTLEKLLELEIVPVINENDTVATDEIRFGDNDRLAALVAHLVDADALILLTDVDALYDGHPRLPGSSRIPVVTSMDQIAGVDISATGSAVGTGGMVTKVAAAQLATAEGINVLLTSAQQAAQALAGDDVGTLFTPTGRKRRARSRWLAHASNVAGRLVLDNGAVEAVVQRQTSLLPVGVTRVEGVFHTGDTVDLCDPDGRVVARGLVGYDSVDLIPLVGRRLDGATSTARSRNATPPARTVIRRDDLVVF